A single region of the Thioalkalivibrio nitratireducens DSM 14787 genome encodes:
- the groES gene encoding co-chaperone GroES, with translation MNLRPLHDRVIVKRMEEERTTPGGIVIPDSAAEKPIRGEVIAVGKGKILENGEVRALDVKAGDKVLFGKYSGTEVKVGGDDVLVMREDDIMAVIEG, from the coding sequence ATGAATCTGCGGCCTTTGCATGATCGCGTGATCGTCAAGCGTATGGAGGAAGAGCGCACAACCCCCGGCGGGATCGTCATCCCCGACTCGGCGGCCGAGAAGCCCATCCGTGGCGAGGTCATCGCCGTCGGCAAGGGCAAGATCCTCGAGAACGGCGAGGTTCGCGCGCTGGACGTGAAGGCGGGCGACAAGGTCCTCTTCGGCAAGTACTCCGGAACGGAAGTGAAGGTCGGTGGCGACGACGTCCTGGTGATGCGCGAAGACGACATCATGGCGGTGATTGAGGGCTGA
- the groL gene encoding chaperonin GroEL (60 kDa chaperone family; promotes refolding of misfolded polypeptides especially under stressful conditions; forms two stacked rings of heptamers to form a barrel-shaped 14mer; ends can be capped by GroES; misfolded proteins enter the barrel where they are refolded when GroES binds) translates to MSAKEVRFGNDARGRMVRGINILANAVKVTLGPKGRNVVLDKAFGAPTVTKDGVSVAKEIELEDKFENMGAQMVKEVSSQTSDVAGDGTTTATVLAQSIVHEGMKSVTAGMNPMDLKRGIDKAVIAAVEELKNLSKPCTDSKAIAQVGTISANADESIGQIIADAMEKVGKEGVITVEEGSSLENALDVVEGMQFDRGYLSPYFINNQQSMSAELDDCFVLLYDKKISNIRDLLPVLEGVAKASKPLLIVAEDVEGEALATLVVNTMRGIVKVAAVKAPGFGDRRKAMLQDIAVLTGGQVISEEVGLSLEKASIEDLGRAKKVQVTKENTTIIDGAGNPEDIKARVDQIRAQIEEATSDYDKEKLQERVAKLAGGVAVIKVGAATEVEMKEKKARVEDALHATRAAVEEGVVPGGGVALLRSLGAMRDLKGANHDQDIGIAIARRAMEEPLRQIVMNCGEEPSVVLNKVLEGEGNYGYNAASGEYGDLIAMGILDPTKVTRTALQNAASVAGLIITTEAMVAELPKDEKGGGAGMDDMGGMGGMGGMGGMGMM, encoded by the coding sequence ATGAGTGCAAAAGAAGTTCGTTTCGGCAATGACGCCCGCGGCCGGATGGTTCGCGGTATCAACATCCTCGCCAACGCGGTCAAGGTCACCCTGGGTCCCAAGGGCCGCAACGTGGTGCTCGACAAGGCCTTCGGCGCCCCCACCGTCACCAAGGACGGCGTGTCGGTCGCGAAGGAGATCGAACTCGAGGACAAGTTCGAGAACATGGGCGCGCAGATGGTGAAGGAGGTTTCCTCCCAGACTTCCGACGTCGCCGGCGACGGCACCACCACCGCGACCGTGCTGGCCCAGTCCATCGTGCACGAAGGCATGAAGTCGGTGACTGCGGGCATGAACCCGATGGACCTGAAGCGCGGCATCGACAAGGCCGTGATCGCTGCGGTCGAAGAACTGAAGAACCTCTCCAAGCCCTGCACCGACAGCAAGGCGATCGCCCAGGTCGGCACCATCTCCGCCAACGCCGACGAGTCGATCGGTCAGATCATCGCCGATGCGATGGAGAAGGTCGGTAAGGAGGGCGTGATCACGGTCGAGGAAGGTTCTTCGCTCGAGAACGCGCTCGACGTGGTCGAGGGGATGCAGTTCGACCGAGGCTACTTGTCGCCGTACTTCATCAACAACCAGCAGAGCATGAGCGCCGAGCTCGATGACTGCTTCGTGCTGCTCTACGACAAGAAAATCTCCAATATCCGCGACCTGTTGCCCGTTCTAGAAGGTGTCGCGAAGGCCAGCAAACCGCTGCTGATCGTCGCCGAGGACGTCGAAGGCGAGGCGCTCGCGACGCTGGTCGTGAACACCATGCGTGGAATCGTCAAGGTCGCCGCAGTCAAGGCTCCCGGCTTCGGAGACCGCCGCAAGGCGATGCTGCAGGATATCGCGGTGCTGACTGGCGGCCAGGTGATTTCCGAGGAGGTCGGCCTGTCGCTGGAGAAGGCCAGCATCGAGGATCTGGGGCGTGCGAAGAAGGTGCAGGTCACGAAGGAGAACACCACGATCATCGACGGTGCGGGCAACCCCGAGGACATCAAGGCCCGGGTCGACCAGATCCGGGCCCAGATCGAGGAAGCGACCTCGGACTATGACAAGGAAAAGCTGCAGGAGCGGGTCGCGAAGCTCGCCGGTGGCGTGGCTGTGATCAAGGTCGGAGCGGCCACCGAAGTCGAGATGAAAGAGAAAAAGGCCCGCGTCGAAGACGCGCTGCACGCGACGCGCGCCGCGGTGGAAGAAGGCGTGGTTCCGGGCGGCGGTGTCGCGCTGCTGCGCTCGCTGGGCGCGATGCGCGATCTCAAGGGAGCCAACCACGATCAGGACATCGGCATCGCGATCGCGCGTCGTGCGATGGAGGAGCCGCTGCGCCAGATCGTGATGAACTGCGGCGAGGAACCCTCCGTGGTCCTGAACAAGGTGCTCGAAGGGGAGGGGAACTATGGCTACAACGCCGCTTCCGGCGAGTATGGCGACCTGATTGCAATGGGCATCCTTGATCCGACCAAGGTCACCCGGACCGCGCTGCAGAACGCAGCCTCGGTGGCCGGCCTGATCATCACCACCGAGGCGATGGTCGCCGAACTCCCGAAGGATGAGAAGGGTGGCGGTGCCGGCATGGACGACATGGGCGGCATGGGTGGCATGGGCGGCATGGGCGGCATGGGCATGATGTAG
- a CDS encoding OmpA family protein: MQSKMVKNFLALSVAALAMGTVGSVSAAGGCANVVDASGTPVRDSSGECVRASSWAPERVGHEGCAGFIVAEAPAPAPEPPPPAPEPEFTTTTLSAETLFDFDSATLRPQGRETLRGFATELTSADATYSSVLVEGHTCSIGPADYNQGLSERRAQSVVDYLVGQGIRPDAIRMVGYGETRPTADNATRAGRELNRRVEITTDVRKRVR; this comes from the coding sequence ATGCAAAGCAAGATGGTGAAGAATTTCCTGGCGCTGTCCGTGGCCGCCCTCGCAATGGGCACCGTGGGTAGTGTGTCGGCAGCAGGGGGTTGCGCGAACGTGGTGGATGCGTCCGGCACGCCCGTGCGTGACAGTTCCGGCGAATGTGTCCGCGCCTCGTCCTGGGCACCCGAGAGGGTCGGCCACGAGGGTTGCGCAGGGTTCATCGTGGCCGAAGCACCGGCACCGGCACCGGAACCGCCGCCGCCCGCACCGGAACCGGAGTTCACCACGACCACGCTTAGCGCGGAGACGCTGTTCGACTTCGACAGCGCGACTCTGCGTCCGCAGGGACGTGAGACGCTGCGCGGCTTCGCGACCGAACTGACCTCCGCTGACGCGACCTACAGCTCGGTACTGGTGGAAGGGCATACCTGCTCCATCGGTCCGGCCGACTACAACCAGGGTCTGTCCGAGCGCCGCGCCCAGAGTGTGGTGGATTACCTGGTCGGCCAGGGCATTCGGCCGGATGCCATCCGCATGGTCGGCTACGGCGAAACGCGTCCGACCGCGGACAACGCCACCCGCGCGGGTCGCGAACTGAACCGCCGCGTGGAAATCACCACCGACGTTCGCAAGCGCGTCCGTTAA
- a CDS encoding sigma 54-interacting transcriptional regulator, translating into MQANPILGESPELQAVLRAAQLVAKADCPVLILGESGTGKEELARRLHRFSPRADGPFVAVNCGALPAELAESELFGHRRGAFTGADRDHPGFVGAAEGGTLFLDEIGDLPLPLQPKLLRFLERGERQALGESRARTANVRVLAATHRDLHDAADQGLFRRDLFYRLHVVPLELPPLRLRGSDVLLLADHFLAEFARAHDASAPRLNRAARQALRSHSWPGNVRELRHLCERLVLLLPGQLLGPENLGLRAGQAAPADRRGTPSGLVELPVEGLEFEALEHDLLRQAMERARGCKARAARLLGLSRNTLLYRLKKHAIEG; encoded by the coding sequence ATGCAGGCGAACCCCATTCTCGGTGAATCCCCGGAACTGCAGGCAGTGCTGCGGGCTGCGCAACTGGTCGCGAAGGCGGACTGCCCGGTCCTGATCCTCGGCGAGTCCGGCACTGGCAAGGAGGAACTGGCCCGCAGGCTGCACCGCTTCAGCCCCCGCGCCGACGGGCCGTTCGTCGCGGTGAACTGTGGGGCGTTGCCGGCCGAACTGGCCGAGTCCGAACTGTTCGGTCACCGCCGCGGGGCGTTTACCGGTGCCGACCGCGACCATCCGGGTTTCGTCGGCGCGGCCGAGGGTGGCACGCTGTTCCTGGACGAGATCGGGGATCTGCCACTGCCGCTGCAGCCAAAGCTGTTGCGTTTCCTCGAGCGGGGCGAACGCCAGGCGCTGGGAGAATCCCGCGCGCGTACCGCGAACGTGCGGGTGCTCGCGGCCACCCACCGCGACCTGCACGATGCCGCGGACCAGGGTCTGTTCCGCCGCGACCTGTTTTATCGGCTGCATGTGGTACCGCTGGAACTGCCGCCGCTGCGCCTGCGTGGCAGCGATGTGCTGTTGCTCGCCGACCACTTTCTGGCGGAGTTCGCGCGCGCGCACGATGCCTCCGCTCCGCGCCTGAATCGTGCCGCACGCCAGGCGCTGCGCAGCCATTCCTGGCCCGGCAACGTGCGCGAACTGAGGCACCTGTGCGAGCGGCTGGTGCTGTTGCTGCCCGGCCAGCTGCTGGGCCCGGAGAATCTCGGTCTCCGGGCAGGTCAGGCCGCGCCGGCGGATCGTCGGGGAACACCTTCCGGGCTGGTCGAATTGCCCGTCGAAGGCCTCGAGTTCGAGGCCCTGGAACACGACCTGCTGCGGCAGGCGATGGAGCGCGCCCGCGGCTGCAAGGCCAGGGCCGCCCGCCTGCTCGGCCTCAGCCGCAATACACTGCTGTACCGCCTCAAGAAGCACGCGATCGAGGGCTGA
- a CDS encoding nitrous oxide reductase accessory protein NosL, with the protein MSYQNHLRMFLAVILTLAAAVAVADTKPAGFSVPDPEVRDTCPVCGMLVARYPAWIATVLYDDGHSDHFDGAKDLFKYLFDLLRYAPGRSEEAITAIGVTEYYGLTRIDARSAWYVIGSDVLGPMGHELVPLATGADAREFLEDHEGTQILRFDEVTPDLLQDLDAGRVR; encoded by the coding sequence ATGAGCTACCAAAACCACCTCAGGATGTTCCTGGCGGTGATCCTGACGCTGGCCGCGGCGGTCGCTGTGGCCGACACCAAACCGGCCGGGTTCTCGGTGCCCGACCCCGAGGTTCGGGACACCTGTCCCGTCTGCGGGATGCTGGTCGCACGCTACCCCGCATGGATCGCGACGGTGCTGTACGACGACGGGCATAGCGACCATTTCGACGGAGCCAAGGATCTGTTCAAGTACCTGTTCGATCTGCTCCGCTATGCTCCCGGCCGGAGCGAGGAAGCGATCACGGCAATTGGAGTAACCGAGTACTACGGCCTGACCCGGATCGATGCCCGCTCGGCCTGGTACGTAATCGGATCGGATGTGCTGGGCCCGATGGGCCACGAGCTTGTGCCGCTGGCCACCGGGGCCGACGCCCGCGAATTCCTGGAGGACCACGAGGGCACCCAGATCCTGCGCTTCGACGAGGTCACCCCGGACTTGCTGCAGGACCTGGACGCCGGCCGGGTGCGGTAA
- a CDS encoding nitrous oxide reductase accessory protein NosL, whose product MNRRHLLKGTVLAGLAATFGKAAAAEAPRCDGDGTPLQFMPKAPPDPDPLRDELEKYPRCPYCGMDRRQWQHSRHLVHYDDDRVDGTCSLHCTAISLSLNIDRGPKAIYVADYGSGEELRPLVNVDAAQYLIGSSLPGTMTARSKMAFASRAAAETVQQDQGGELGDFDAALTAAYLDMARDTAMIRRRRAERRARMQQQRPRD is encoded by the coding sequence ATGAACAGGAGACACCTGCTGAAGGGAACGGTGCTGGCGGGGCTGGCGGCCACGTTCGGCAAGGCCGCAGCCGCGGAGGCGCCCCGCTGCGACGGCGACGGCACACCCCTGCAGTTCATGCCGAAGGCGCCGCCGGATCCGGATCCGCTGCGGGACGAACTCGAGAAATACCCGCGCTGCCCCTACTGCGGCATGGACCGGCGGCAGTGGCAGCACAGCCGGCACCTGGTCCACTACGACGACGACCGCGTCGACGGCACCTGTTCGCTGCACTGCACCGCGATCAGCCTGAGCCTGAACATCGACCGCGGGCCGAAGGCCATTTACGTGGCCGACTACGGCAGCGGCGAGGAGCTTCGGCCGCTCGTCAACGTGGACGCGGCACAGTACCTGATCGGCAGCTCCCTTCCCGGGACGATGACGGCCCGCAGCAAAATGGCCTTCGCGTCACGCGCCGCGGCCGAAACCGTGCAGCAGGACCAGGGCGGCGAGTTGGGTGACTTCGATGCAGCCCTGACCGCGGCCTACCTGGACATGGCCCGGGATACCGCGATGATCCGCCGCCGACGTGCGGAACGACGGGCGCGGATGCAGCAGCAACGGCCGCGCGACTAG
- a CDS encoding sulfite exporter TauE/SafE family protein: protein MQPEYTWGIAFLAGLLGSGHCVGMCGGLISAFFLKMGRHSRNPVTYAAYHGARVSVYVAAGAAAGAIGLLISAGTLGAAQGVLMIVAGVVVILLGLDLLGIGPLRRFGFSVLPPALLNHALRTADRRGPLAGAWIGGTINGFMPCSLTLAVAVQATAAGGPLPGAALMLAFGLGTLPSMLALSVVVGRLGCRARGRLMQAAALCVIVLGAGTLYQGVSYFQVMRGLVGS from the coding sequence ATGCAACCCGAGTACACCTGGGGCATCGCGTTCCTGGCCGGACTGCTCGGCAGCGGCCACTGTGTGGGCATGTGCGGCGGACTGATCTCGGCGTTTTTCCTCAAGATGGGCCGGCATTCGCGCAACCCGGTGACCTACGCGGCTTACCACGGGGCGCGGGTATCGGTCTATGTCGCCGCTGGCGCCGCCGCCGGGGCCATCGGGCTGTTGATTTCCGCCGGCACGCTGGGCGCGGCCCAGGGCGTGCTGATGATCGTGGCGGGCGTGGTGGTGATCCTGCTCGGTCTGGATCTTCTCGGGATCGGACCCCTGCGGCGGTTCGGGTTCTCGGTATTGCCCCCGGCCCTGCTGAATCACGCGCTGCGTACCGCCGACAGGCGTGGCCCGCTGGCCGGCGCCTGGATCGGGGGCACGATCAACGGCTTCATGCCCTGCTCGCTGACCCTGGCAGTGGCGGTACAGGCGACCGCCGCCGGGGGGCCGCTGCCCGGGGCGGCCCTGATGCTCGCGTTCGGCCTCGGCACACTGCCCTCGATGCTGGCGCTGAGCGTCGTCGTCGGGCGGCTCGGCTGCAGGGCACGCGGCCGCTTGATGCAGGCGGCCGCGCTATGCGTGATCGTTCTCGGGGCCGGCACGCTGTACCAGGGCGTCAGTTATTTCCAGGTGATGCGGGGCCTGGTCGGGAGTTGA
- a CDS encoding TlpA family protein disulfide reductase, with product MRARILIWLLLPVLAAGCGGERPTIANGEPAPAFDLERLDGGRATFSEQQGRVVALRFWADWCPFCRREMRELEPVYQQLRDRGLEILAVNVGQNHDRAARFAERVGYSYPTLLDPDSAVARRYGVVAIPVTYFIDREGIVRGRILGESDAATFERMALPLLETGADPAPSPSTASPVPAGARR from the coding sequence ATGCGCGCACGGATCCTGATCTGGCTGCTGCTCCCGGTGCTGGCCGCCGGCTGTGGCGGCGAACGGCCGACGATCGCGAACGGCGAGCCGGCGCCGGCGTTCGACCTCGAGCGGCTCGACGGCGGACGGGCGACATTCTCCGAGCAGCAGGGCCGCGTGGTGGCGCTGCGATTCTGGGCCGACTGGTGTCCGTTCTGCCGCCGGGAGATGCGCGAGCTGGAACCGGTGTACCAACAGCTGCGCGACCGGGGACTCGAGATCCTCGCGGTGAACGTAGGACAGAACCACGACCGGGCCGCGCGCTTCGCCGAGCGGGTCGGCTATTCGTACCCGACACTGCTCGACCCCGATTCCGCGGTCGCGCGCCGCTATGGCGTGGTCGCGATCCCGGTGACGTACTTCATCGACCGCGAGGGAATCGTCCGTGGCCGGATCCTGGGGGAGTCCGACGCCGCGACCTTCGAACGCATGGCGCTCCCGCTGCTCGAGACCGGCGCCGACCCGGCGCCGTCCCCGTCCACCGCCAGCCCTGTCCCGGCCGGAGCCCGTCGCTGA
- a CDS encoding ABC transporter ATP-binding protein, giving the protein MTARVELAGVRKAFNEDRSNAFWAVDGVDLSLPAGGVTVVAGPSGSGKTTLLTLIGCLARPTEGRVRLDGRDISGLPEPFRAALRRRTFGFVFQRFNLIRGLPVLENVMLPAYPLGTPRRPLQRRALELLERLGLEHRSEAHVESLSGGEAQRTAIARALINDPPVLIADEPTANLDSALSRAFLEIVAALRDEGRTLLLSSHDPLVREAAIVDRVIELRDGRVIADRARRAEPR; this is encoded by the coding sequence GTGACCGCTCGGGTCGAACTGGCCGGGGTGCGCAAGGCGTTCAACGAAGACCGCTCGAACGCGTTCTGGGCGGTGGACGGGGTCGACCTGTCGCTGCCGGCCGGCGGAGTCACGGTAGTGGCGGGTCCGAGCGGCTCCGGGAAAACGACGTTACTGACCCTGATCGGCTGCCTCGCGCGGCCCACCGAGGGGCGCGTGCGCCTCGACGGCCGCGACATTTCCGGCCTGCCGGAGCCGTTTCGGGCGGCGTTGCGCCGCCGGACCTTCGGCTTCGTGTTCCAGCGCTTCAACCTGATTCGCGGCCTGCCGGTGCTGGAAAACGTGATGCTGCCCGCCTACCCGCTGGGCACCCCGCGCCGGCCCCTGCAGCGCCGCGCGCTGGAACTGCTCGAGCGGCTCGGACTGGAGCACCGTTCCGAGGCACACGTCGAGTCGCTGTCCGGGGGCGAGGCGCAGCGCACCGCCATCGCCCGCGCGCTGATCAACGACCCGCCGGTGCTGATCGCAGACGAACCCACCGCGAACCTGGACTCGGCGCTGTCGCGGGCCTTTCTGGAGATCGTCGCCGCGCTTCGCGACGAGGGGCGCACGCTATTGCTGAGCAGCCACGACCCATTGGTGCGCGAGGCGGCGATCGTGGATCGCGTGATCGAGCTGCGCGACGGCCGGGTGATCGCGGACCGCGCGCGCCGGGCGGAGCCGCGATGA
- a CDS encoding ABC transporter permease produces the protein MTERGGVLARQRYLADYTVAAMARRRARNLGLLAVYGGMVFVLASVLFYTSALKHEAGLLLAEAPEIVVQRMIAGRHDLIPGGHTAALTGIRGVREVQPRLWGYHYDAAVRANYTLMVPPDRDLEPGTAVIGPALARARGASAGDMLSFRGHDGALTAFRIDAVLPQASTLASADLLLVAEKDFRRLFGIPEDRHTDLALHVPNPREVQTVAEKVLEALPDSRPILRDEILRTYDAVFDWRSALVLLPLSGALLAFAILAWEKASGLSADERREIGILKAIGWETSDVLQMKLWEGALISLLAFLLGTTAAYWHVFGLSAPLLAPVMQGWSVLYPDFRLTPTVSATQLLTLFFLTVFPYLVATLVPVWRAAVTDPDEVMR, from the coding sequence ATGACTGAGCGCGGCGGCGTTCTGGCGCGGCAGCGTTACCTGGCCGACTACACCGTAGCCGCGATGGCACGGCGCCGTGCGCGCAACCTGGGGCTGCTCGCCGTCTACGGCGGTATGGTCTTCGTGCTGGCGTCGGTACTGTTCTACACCAGCGCGCTGAAACACGAGGCGGGCCTGTTACTGGCCGAGGCACCGGAGATCGTGGTGCAGCGCATGATCGCCGGCCGCCACGACCTGATCCCCGGCGGGCACACGGCGGCGCTGACCGGGATCCGCGGAGTCCGGGAGGTGCAGCCGCGGCTCTGGGGCTACCACTACGACGCCGCGGTGCGCGCCAACTACACTCTGATGGTGCCGCCGGACCGCGATCTCGAGCCGGGCACCGCGGTGATCGGCCCGGCACTGGCACGCGCCCGCGGGGCCTCCGCCGGCGACATGCTGAGCTTCCGCGGCCACGACGGCGCACTGACGGCCTTCCGGATCGACGCGGTTCTGCCGCAGGCGTCCACGCTCGCCAGCGCCGACCTGCTGCTGGTCGCGGAGAAGGATTTCCGGCGCCTGTTCGGGATCCCCGAGGACCGGCATACCGACCTCGCGCTGCACGTCCCGAACCCACGCGAGGTCCAGACGGTCGCCGAGAAGGTGCTGGAAGCGCTTCCGGACAGCCGGCCGATCCTGCGCGACGAGATCCTGCGCACCTACGACGCGGTGTTCGACTGGCGCTCGGCACTCGTGCTGCTGCCGCTTTCCGGCGCCCTGCTCGCGTTCGCGATCCTGGCCTGGGAGAAGGCCTCGGGACTGTCGGCGGATGAACGCCGCGAGATCGGCATCCTGAAAGCCATCGGCTGGGAAACCAGCGACGTACTGCAGATGAAGCTCTGGGAGGGTGCGCTGATCTCGCTGCTGGCGTTCCTGCTCGGGACGACCGCGGCGTACTGGCACGTGTTCGGGCTGTCCGCACCGCTGCTGGCGCCGGTGATGCAGGGCTGGTCGGTGCTCTATCCGGACTTCCGGCTGACGCCGACGGTCAGTGCCACGCAGCTGCTGACGCTGTTCTTCCTGACTGTGTTCCCGTACCTGGTGGCCACGCTGGTACCCGTCTGGCGCGCGGCCGTCACCGATCCCGACGAGGTGATGCGGTGA